In one Streptomyces sp. NBC_01288 genomic region, the following are encoded:
- the ffh gene encoding signal recognition particle protein: protein MFDTLSDRLSATFKNLRGKGRLSEADIDATAREIRIALLEADVALPVVRTFIKNVKERALGADLNRALNNPAQQVVKIVNEELVTILGGETRRLRFAKNPPTVIMLAGLQGAGKTTLAGKLGKWLKDQGHSPLLVAADLQRPNAVNQLSVVAERAGVAVYAPEPGNGVGDPVKVAKDSIEFAKSKVHDIVIVDTAGRLGIDQELMRQAADIRDAVSPDEILFVVDAMIGQDAVNTAESFRDGVGFDGVVLSKLDGDARGGAALSIASVTGKPIMFASNGEKLDDFDAFHPDRMASRILDMGDLLTLIEQAEKTFSQEEAEKMASKLASKKGQDFTLDDFLSQMEQVRKMGSISKLLGMLPGMGQIKDQINNLDERDVDRTAAIIKSMTPGERAEPTIINGSRRARIAKGSGVEVSAVKGLVERFFEARKMMSRMAQGGGMPGMPGMPGMGGGPGRTKKQPKQAKGKQRSGNPMKRKQQELEEAQRREAGAAPGGNAFGLPEQGAQDFELPDEFKKFMG, encoded by the coding sequence GTGTTCGATACTCTCTCCGATCGCCTTTCAGCGACCTTCAAGAACTTGCGCGGCAAGGGGCGCTTGAGCGAAGCGGACATCGACGCCACGGCGCGCGAAATCCGCATCGCTCTCCTCGAAGCCGACGTTGCCCTGCCCGTCGTCCGTACGTTCATCAAGAACGTCAAGGAGCGCGCCCTCGGCGCCGACCTCAACAGGGCGCTGAACAACCCGGCCCAGCAGGTCGTGAAGATCGTCAACGAGGAACTCGTCACGATCCTCGGCGGCGAGACCCGGCGCCTGCGCTTCGCCAAGAACCCGCCCACCGTGATCATGCTCGCGGGTCTCCAGGGTGCCGGTAAGACGACCCTCGCGGGCAAGCTCGGCAAGTGGCTCAAGGACCAGGGGCACTCACCGCTGCTCGTCGCCGCCGACCTCCAGCGCCCGAACGCGGTGAACCAGCTGAGCGTCGTCGCCGAGCGCGCCGGTGTCGCGGTCTACGCGCCCGAGCCGGGCAACGGTGTGGGCGACCCGGTCAAGGTCGCCAAGGACTCCATCGAGTTCGCGAAGTCCAAGGTCCACGACATCGTGATCGTGGACACCGCGGGCCGCCTCGGCATCGACCAGGAACTGATGCGGCAGGCCGCGGACATCCGCGACGCGGTCTCGCCGGACGAGATCCTCTTCGTCGTCGACGCGATGATCGGCCAGGACGCGGTCAACACCGCCGAGTCCTTCCGGGACGGCGTCGGCTTCGACGGCGTGGTGCTTTCCAAGCTCGACGGCGACGCCCGCGGTGGTGCGGCCCTGTCGATCGCCTCGGTCACCGGCAAGCCGATCATGTTCGCGTCGAACGGCGAGAAGCTCGACGACTTCGACGCCTTCCACCCGGACCGGATGGCCTCCCGCATCCTCGACATGGGTGACCTGCTCACCCTGATCGAGCAGGCGGAGAAGACGTTCAGCCAAGAAGAGGCCGAGAAGATGGCCTCCAAGCTGGCGTCCAAGAAGGGCCAGGACTTCACCCTCGACGACTTCCTGTCCCAGATGGAACAGGTCAGGAAGATGGGCAGCATCAGCAAGCTGCTCGGCATGCTCCCCGGCATGGGCCAGATCAAGGACCAGATCAACAACCTGGACGAGCGGGACGTCGACCGCACGGCCGCGATCATCAAGTCGATGACCCCGGGCGAGCGCGCCGAGCCCACCATCATCAACGGCTCGCGCCGCGCCCGTATCGCCAAGGGCTCCGGCGTCGAGGTCAGCGCCGTCAAGGGCCTGGTCGAGCGGTTCTTCGAGGCCCGCAAGATGATGTCCCGCATGGCGCAAGGCGGCGGGATGCCCGGCATGCCGGGGATGCCGGGCATGGGCGGCGGCCCCGGCCGCACCAAGAAGCAGCCCAAGCAGGCCAAGGGCAAGCAGCGCTCCGGCAACCCGATGAAGCGCAAGCAGCAGGAGCTGGAAGAGGCCCAGCGCCGCGAGGCCGGCGCCGCTCCGGGCGGCAACGCGTTCGGCCTGCCCGAGCAGGGCGCCCAGGACTTCGAGCTGCCGGACGAGTTCAAGAAGTTCATGGGCTGA